The following nucleotide sequence is from Salvia miltiorrhiza cultivar Shanhuang (shh) chromosome 7, IMPLAD_Smil_shh, whole genome shotgun sequence.
AAACTGTTACTGGACTCAAATATGTACAGATCATTGTTATCTGTTTCATACAGCCTTATCATGATCTGCTATTTTCCAAAGTATCACTCGATTGCACATAGGTGGCCTGCTCTGTAACAATGTGTTAATAATATAAACCTTCATATGAAACATTGACTTTTCTTGCATCCAGGTTGTGGATAAGTTGCAAGGTTCTGGTAAATCAAAGAGAGATGGTTGGAGGACTGAGTTGCCTAGGGTAGGGTTAGGAGGTGAGGTTGTTGATCAAATGAAAGATGAGAAGCTAAAAGATGTGGCATGGCAGGGCAAATGTTCTGGTACAGTGTATGTCTTCCGTCATTCATATCACCTTCCACACTTGTTACCTGATGTTTTATATAGAAACTCATTTTCAGCTGCAATTCATAGTTCGGGTTTTCTTATTTCTCTGTGTTTCGTTCAGATACATTGCAGGAAGCGAACAGGAAGGACATTTTTCTTTGATTAATGAGGCATGCTCGATGTCAGTAAGATGTATCTTCTTACTACATTTTTCTTCTTAGCAATTTCAGCTTTCATGAATAGCTAGCGACTGTGGTCAATAAATGGAAAAACTTCTCACCTCTTAGTCTGAAGTGTGGTGTATCTACCATACTGATGCTCAATCAGCTTAGTGGAAAATATAATctttaaaagaattaatatTCCTTTCCATGGTAGAGGAATCTGCCACATTCTGATTACTCTTAAATAATGTTATTTTTCTGGTCTCATGAACTAAGAATCTTGATATGGATGGGGTAACTGATGATTGTTTTTCCCGTCTATATAGCTGCCTTATAGGATTTTTGAATGTCTTTCCAGGTTTGCACATACCAATCCTTTGCATCAAGATGTATTCCAGAGTGTAGTGAAGTTTGAAACAGAAGTCGTGGCAATGACGGCTGCCCTGCTTGGAAGTAAGGAAAAGGCTTCTGGAGGGCAAATATGTGGAAATATGACATCAGGAGGGACAGAAAGTATATTATTGGCAGTGAAAACCTCACGGGATTATATGAAAACTAAGAAGGGAATAACTAATCCAGAAATGTCTGTGAGACATTCATTATTGTAATGACCTAATATGTTTTATGAGAGATTACAAAACTGATTCAGTTTCTGACTTCCTGGTAATAGGATTATACCGGTTTCAGCTCATTCAGCATATGACAAGGCTGCACAATATTTTAAGATCAAATTGTGGCGTGTTCCTGTGGACCAAGATTTTAAAGCTGATGTTAAAGCCATCAAACGACATATTAACCGGAACACAATATTGGTTACACTCTATTCTGATACTTTTGGGCTACATTATTCACATCGTCGAGTTGTTTATGATATTTGTGTTTGATGTTGTAAGACCTCAATGGTACGacattaaatattttggatATTATGCCTTAACAGTGTGCATTTTGATTGAAATATAGCTTATTCAATCTCCATGCCATCTAGGTTCAAGTGAACTTCAATGTTTAGGCTTTCTACCTAAAAGCGTCTGTTCTAGTTTCTGGTGCCTATTTTAATCTGCTTGAGTTGCTATGTGTTCTGCAGATTGTTGGATCATCACCTGGCTTCCCTCATGGAATTATTGACCCAATTGAGGCATGCTGCCCCCTATTTTATGATTTCTTGTGCAACTTGAGCTTCCTTTGCTTTAAAGAAATCCTGAAATTATGATTCTCTTTGTAGGAGCTTGGTGAGTTAGCTTCTGCCTGTGGGATTTGTTTGCATGTTGACCTCTGCCTCGGTGGATTTGTGTTGCCTTTTGCTCGTAAGCTCGGGTATGTTGCCAAATGTTCTGAAATGATTTGCGATGTATCTTATTATTCTTATATGGAATTGTTTCAAATTCTTTCTTGCATTTGTGATGCACACCTTCTATCTTGTGATTTTTGGAGATTGTTTTTTCTACTCCCAAATATGATCTTGATATTATGATAGTGATGAATAATATTTTATCTTATCTCGTGTCTGATGTCTTATTGTTCATTGTATTTAGTACTCTGCGAGCTACCTGTAGGGTcagtaaatatatatttttcacagTTGAAGCGAAACTGAATTTCCACTACTGTCCCTTTTTTTATACTTCCAAGGAGTGTTCTTCTGCCAATTGAGCGGAAGACTGGCATTAaatgtaaatttaaataatagtagTTTTTTATCGCTTTGGTACTTGTGTCTTGTAAATACTACATCATTTGTTCTTTGAGCTTTTTAAGCTATTCATATTATGTTCAATCTTTATTTCAGCTTACTATTTTGATATTACAAGAGAAAACCTGTTTGTTGCTGTGCGGCAGAAAATTCTGTTACCTTTCTCTTCACTGTTTCAATAATTTCAAACTATTTTCATAATAACATCTGACCATGTCTCCTAGGTATCCTGTGCCACCATTTGATTTCTCTGTCGGAGGAGTAACATCCATATCTGTAGATGTTCACAAGTATGGGCTGGCTCCTAAAGGAACAAGTGTGGTTCTATACAAGGATCATGACATGCGGAAGGTAGTAGATAGATTTTGCTAGTTTCTTTTAGTTAAGACCAAGTGGCTGCAATTAGATACTAGTATACTACTCCGTATTTATTTTGGTCTCTACAGCAAGATGGTGTTTGGGTAAGCTTATttaaaagagcttataagctctagtAAGATACATCTAGAGCTACCAAAATGGTAATCTTATTTCCAAAAGACGATGTTGAATTGTTTAGACAAAACCACTTTGAAGATGTTAGTGATGGTATATGAATTAAAATGATAAGAATCAAAGGTAtttgaaataagtttgggggtcCTACTTTCCCAGAAACACCTTAGTAACTCTTTATACTGAGAGcataaccccccccccccccccccccccaaaaaaaaaaaaaaaggatttccACACAAGTTTTAGAAGCATACAAATGTCCATACATCTTCTAAGacgttttaaagagcttataagctttgcCAAATCTATCTAACTTGGTATAAGCGTTTCACACTTTTGGTCCATCTAATTGATGGAATTCCATGTTATAGCTGCTATTTTGTTTCTCAATGTGCACCTTTATTTCTTTTCCTTCAATTTGGCCCTCTCTGATCTATTGGTTCTCAAATCAGAGACAGGATTAAATTACAGATACTGATTACACATTTAATCTGGCAATTCTTCTGATATACATTCTCTCCTTCTCCCTCAGTATGCTATGCTTGCCTgtcatttatttttctgttgTATTACCAGTCTctctattttataatatttactGACATTCCTGCCTTTAACTCTGCTGATTTATTGTGGTGCTGGATCATTTGGCAATTCAACTCTCTTGTAAAGCATCAATTTGTAGCTGGTGAGTTGCTTTGTCCACCCAAACCTTTTATGTTCTTTTATTGTGGTTTATCATGAGAGTTTTGACTatgttcttcttttctttcaCATGCATACTCGTATCAGTAATAGTGTTTACCGCGTGTATTCTTTTTCCATCTGTCTAGTCACTGAGTGGACTGGTGGGCTCTACGTATCGCCAACAATTGCTGGAAGCAGGCCTGGAGCTCTGGTAGCTGGAGCTTGGGCAGCAATGATGTCACTTGGGTTAGAAGGTTATAATTTTCATTGCTTATTTAGTGTTGCTGGTCAAACTCGAGAGTCAAGTGTGTTTCTTGTGACTGCGAACAGGTTATCTAGAAAACACAAGGAAGATCATGGAAGCGTCAAAGAGAGTAGAAAAGGGGTAGGCATCATCTCAACTCCTGAAAGTGTTATTGCCGCATTTATATGATTAATGCTTGGATTGCAGGGTGCGCCAGATTCCAGAATTGTTTGTTATAGGAAGGCCCGATATGACAATTGTGGCTTTTGGATCAAACAGTGTCGACATATTTGAAGTGAACGACATCATGTCATCGAAAGGATGGCACTTGAATGCACTGCAGAGGCCTAACAGGTAAGCGCTTGTTTTCCCTCAGTCCTAGTGTGCTTGAATTTAGTTGGTAATGTGTTGATTTCTTGGCTGTTGATCAGCATCCATATCTGCGTGACTCTTCAACATGTGAACGTGACTGAGGAATTCATCAAGGATCTGACAGATTCCGTGCAAACTGTAAGTCCATTGATTATCATAATCCTTTAGTATTAGATGTGAAGAGAGAGGAGGTGATTGgtgtataatattaatatatgacAGGTGAAGGCAAATCCAGGGCCTATGAAAGGGGGGCTTGCTCCAATATATGGTGCTGCTGGAAAAATGCCCGACAGAGGAATGGTTAAAGATTTGTTGGTGGATTTCATGGATAACTCCTGCTAGCTCAATATATCTATTTTCATTTACCATTTCTCTTCTTTATATGTATAGTGTTTCAGACGAGCAAGACATTCCATTGATTAATCTGAAAATTTCTGCATCACATATTTACAACAGTATCATTATTCTCTCGTGCAAACAGATAGATGTAGAGAGAGACTACGGATATTTGAATTAGAAGATTGCATATTTCAATTGGTAGTGATTGCTGTgtactttttccttttttgagcAGGATTGTTGTCTAATAAATCCTAAGGGACGAACAAatggaattgagagagagaatgaaatGACTTTAGTAACGGTATCATATCACTATCAGAATGGAAAAAGaatttccctcaaaaaaaaaaaaagaatggaaAAAGAATGAATTAAGTAATAAAATTCTTATGGCGGATATTCATAAGGAATGGAATGGCCCATTCTAAATTGATTTCATTCTTATGACTAGTAATAATAatgaaatacaataaataattgCATTGCATATGatagttttaaaaatattaaaattaattataatagttaaAAGGTACTATCACAATGTTGCAAATATGATGGAACAACTTTTAAAAGCATCTTCGGTGCAAGAGCTCCTTTGGTCCCTACTTAAGAGCCCCTTACTCACGTTAGGGAGCTTTTAAAATGGACTGTATAAAATTcgtttatattttcttcaaattaAATACATTTCAAGATTACAatagattttgaattttgaaataaaaaatttcatcaaatttaaatttaaacattactataatttaaaatctttaaattacaatatatatatttttttattaattccaTCCTCAACGTTTGCAAATTTTGCAACCATTGCCTTATGCATGACCAACTCATTCGGgcccatttttttatttgtccaTTTCGATAATTTGAGCGTCGGCTAGGTCGCTTTGTGTCCTGTTGAAATCTTCGATAGAGGTTGCGACTCTATTTATTGCCGAGAAATATTGCCCATTGTTCCCCTTGCGCCGACGACTCTACCTTTTTGCATTTCTCCTTATCGCGCTTTACCGCCTTTTGGCCTATAAGTCTAGTTGTGGTGTTTGGATCGGAGGACGTCGCCGTGTATACCCTTGGCAAAAGTCTTTGAGCGCTTCGATGAATAGACGTCGTCGACGGTGGAGGCGAATTGTTAAGATTCGCAGAGAATACGTTAAACCCCCGAAGTATTTGAATAGATTCTCGTTGTTGGCTTGATATAAATCTTGAGCTTGTTGAGTGATTTGAACATCATTCATGCCGTTCCCCCAATTAGCTCGGCATTTCTCGTGGCCTCCCACAACTTCACATCCCTTTGGATGAAGTCCTTTTAAATACATGTAAAGTGACATGTTAAGGTGAGGCTTGTCACATATTAACATGAAAACTAATACCTCGTTACCCCTGTGAGGGAAGGTTTCGAGTTTTGGGACTGGTGCTACCATCTTCGATTTGGGTTTTGTTAGGAAAGTGGGACGCCCACAGTAATTTTCATTTGTGTTGGAGATTCTCCCACCGAATGGAGGGGTACATGTTGGGGGTGGTTGTTCTGCAATTGTTTGGGAGTAGAGGATGGCGACACATGCATTTTGATTTGGAAGCAGGGGAGTTTATGTTATGCTATTGTTTGGGAGTACGGGGATGGCGACAGCGGCGGCCCAACAAGGGTTTGTGTTTCAGAATCTGTAGGAATTGGTGGGAAGAGGTTGGTGGCGAGGGGAAGGGGTTTAGCTGGGGCAGCGTGGGGTCGGCGACGTGGGCGTTCAGGGGGATGGGCGTCGAGCAtaaaccaaaccgaaccgaaaaaatcgATCTAACCAACCcattttggttcggttcggttttggatTTTCTGGTTtggtttttggttcggttctcAAAGGTATAAACTGTATCGGTTCGATTTCGGTTTTTCAGCTATGGTTCGGTCGAGAACcgatacatacatatattttaataaatatattatttattatatatattttatattttaaacacAAAATTCGAAAACCCTACCTAAGTgaaaatttcattttcatttatgcCCTAACACACCCGCTGTCTCCAATTTAAAAATATCCTCCTAGGTTCCCAACCATCTCCTGAAATTTTCCTCCCTTGGTGACGCCGCGCCGGACGCCGGTGCCACTCCGACCAGTGAGTCAGTGACCGTCCCCACCCCGACTTCTCCTACGTCACCTCGCCTCTGACGACACAGCATGAGCAACAGGCACCACCTGAAGGCGCTGCCACTTCTTCTCCAGCACGAGCCACGAGCACGTGGAGCAGATCAGCTTCTCCTCCACCGACGCCGCCCTTCTTGCAGCAGACTGACCAGGCGGCGGCGTCACCTCTCCGTGATTTCATGTTTATTTATGCAATTTTAATATTCATTGTATGGCATTGATggttataatatttttttcgaaaaaaaaataggcTGTCGGTTCGGTTACCGACTGAAACGGATCGGTTTCGGCCGGTTCATTTTTGGTCGATTTTTGGGGAAATAAAGGTTCGGTTCGGTCCGAACTCAGGGTAGGTCTGTTCGATTTTAGTTTTATCATTTtgggtcggttcggttcgattttgaaccgatgctcacccttAGCGTCAGCCAAGGAGTTTGctattaaaagaaaattttgtttttcctttttccccccttttatgttaaattatttatttaaatttatggaAAGTTATAGTtataatttactaatttaatcTCTTTTGTATCAAACAAGAATATAAATTATCTTAGGATTATCCATATTATTTATCTAGATTTTATTAATAACTCTTTATCAAATAAATCCTTAATGGATTGAGTGAACTtcaaaaatgtcaaaattaaaatactatTTTCGTCcgtaagagtgtatcacatAAGGGATGGtgtgagttttaagaaaaaagttgatGGATAAAGTGTTGAgtgaaaatgagtggttgtaGTTGAATTGGTTGTGAGATGtaaaaatgagtggttgtggttaaAATGAGAAAGTGGGGCCATGTCCAAAAATGGAAGTGATACACTTTTatgggacggacgaaaatgaaaaatgtgataCATTCTTACGGGACAAAGAGagtagtaaaaataaaaatcgttcattaaaataaaaaacttaaacaTTAGCTACACTTATCATTTTACCcttcatataaaaaatttaaaaattgtccaTTATTTTTATAGGGGAATTATCCATTAATTATTTAGTTGGGAATTCGAGCTcaaaagctcgaattcacaaccaacactatttctagttgtgaattgttgctttaaaactcgaattcacaaccaatactagcgattcaattgtgaattcatcaaattggTTGTGAAGTTAAGAACATTAACAACACAAATTCGCATCgtaacaatttttaaaaattcctACAATTTTTACTGGTCATATCTCTCACCTTCTCAAACATTATAAAATCGATAATCATTCATCTCTTCTAAATTTTGCTTCAATTAAAAAACTCCTCAAATCTGCAATTATCAtctaaaagaaatctctaaatcGCCGATAAAAAAATCTCTAAATCGCGAATTCCACCTAAGCAAACAATTCCAATTGTTTGTTATAATCGACCATCAACGTTCCCGACGGCGacaattaataagaaattagtCTTCATTTACTTCAAAAGAAAGAGTGACATTGATAGCGTCAAGCTGGAGTAAACAACGGTGGTATAGATTTTGTATGGGATATGAACGATGTTATCGGTGGCGGAGATGACGAGCCTGTAATTGGTACCAGCAACCACCTATGACGTTTGCTTCAACACAGACTCCAACTCCACCGATGCCTTTTTTTTCCTTGTTGTGTTCCGCTACCGCAAATTTCGCAATTGCAATCACCTCCAAAGCGTTCATACTTTGGAGCCTCGAGAAGCAGCAACGACAATTAGAACTGCCATTGAAGAGGTGTTTTTGCTGGTGGCCAACTTTAAAATTGGTGTCGCTGTCATAGCTTCTGCTGATGATGTCGTTTCTGCTCATGTCACCCTTGGCTCTACAATTTGCTCGTTCAAGTTCATGCTCCACAGATAGAGAGAAGAGATAGTGAAGAGAAAGTGTATTGAAAAATTAATGGTAGAGACAAAATTATattcatatactccctctgtcccaaacgaaatgacctatttcttttcggcgcgaagattaagaaatgtgtataaagtagataaagtgggttgatggatattatttaaatattaagtatagagagagagtgtattgccaaaaaaggaaataggacatttcgtttgggacagcccaaaaaggaaaacaggacatttcgtttggaacggagggagtacaaaatttgattaattttaaagtttttttattttagtaagtttttatttatgttatatgaaaataaataattttgtacATTGACTCTAATAAGTTTTATAtagtatttgatttgatttagagggtgtttggctaagcttctTAGCCgcttaaaacaatttataagctcatttagagtgtttgacaaaataaattcataaacaacttataagctttaaaaataagtttcaaAAGCCTCTAAGtttccaaaaaaataagtttcttaCCTATCTTATTTCTTCATATTCttatatgtaataattattttataaatattatttaactataatttattatttttaaataaattcctaaacaacttataagctttaaaaataagtttcaaAAGCTTCTAAgttttcaaaaaataagttcttctacccaacttatttttttcgtaattattttatagatattatttaactataatttattgtttttatcaaGTTCATATTTTTTCGATTGTCTTCCTTTAACAAAGATTATCTCTATCTGACGATGAAGCGCAATCTATTGGTAAGACGTTTCTCCTCCAATCAATAAGATTTTCCTTTCTTTGagtgtaacatttttttttatactccctccgtcccaataatcttgtcccactttcctttttgggttgtcccaatattCATGTCCCATTTCCGTTTTTGGAAAAAAATAGGGATCTCACTAAGATTAATTAATCAGGCTATTAATTAATCATCATAATTAATTCCAACTTGTTGAATCATTTCTACTCTAAAAGAAAACACATTCggctctttctctttctctctctattccaGCCGACTCTCTCCATTCCTCTCGAGAACCCTAAATTCGCCGATCAAGTTCCTCCGGCGTCGCCTCCCCTTTCCCCTCTGTATGTGTGCGTTTCCCGTCGCCTAATATTTGGGCGAAGCAGTGCATCTCCATCGACTATCAacgccgctctctctctctacccgtCGACTCCCTCCATTTCTCTTCGAAAATCATAACGTCGTCGGTCGATTCCCACCGGCGCCGCTTCCCCTTCCGCCTTATTTCTGTTATCCCATGTTCGTCGGCTATTATTGACCGGTGTTTTAGGGTTTTTGTGAAAACCCTAAAGATTTCACAGATCCAAGCCGAGCGGCCGTCGATCTCGAAGACCGCCGTGATGAACAACCCATGGGAGGGATATCTGAGCGGCTCGTATGTTCCAGATACGGAGGAGGACTTTTCGACTTGGGGCTCGCCTCCGAAGGTGTTTTTCCCTTTTCTCGGTGACTTTTTCGGAGGAAGACGGAGAGTCTGACGTGGTGGAGGAGATTAAAGCCGCGTGTTCGCCGATCGGAACCCTTGCTTCGCCGAAATCCAGGTTCTCTTTGTTTAGGCGTCCTGCCCCCTTGAAATATATGCAAATGCTTAGATCTACTGCTGTGGAGCCTTTGGTTTCATATCCTGATGATTCTTCCTTCATTTGTGAGGAAAATTGGGACGATGTTGTTCGTTATTGTGGTCCGGAGGCCCCTGTGAGGAAGTTCAGGCACTCTCCTGCTATGTTGGCCTTCCTGAATGGACTGCTCTATTTTCCATAATACTGGGTGAGATCCTCCAATTTTATCTCTTCCCTGTATATGTGCTTTGGTATAGGCTCTGTGTGGCCTTTGTTCTGTGTATACTGGGTGAAATTCTGTGAGGCACTTGTTGGGCGATTGTGAGCATATTTGAGATGATGAATTTGTGCTCATAGAGTCGATTTAAGTTAAATAATCTATGATGAACTGGTATTATAAACTGAAATTGCAGATTTAAAGCCTCTAATATGGTTACATGTGTTGGTGTGTGCCCTATTTGCATGCATATGATGGTGTGTGCTCATATGTGGCTAAGTTTATGGTTACATATGTTGGTGTGTGCCCATATGTATTGCAATTTGTTGGTGTGTGCCCATATGTTGGCTAAGTCTAAGGTTTTTCACAAAAACTTGCATTTCATTAAGATAACATCCATTACATCAATATGTGGCAGCCTACATAAAACTGCCCTGGTCTGTACATCATTGCCCTGGTCTTTACAAAAACTTGCTTCTAAAGTGCCTTCAAAAAGTGGCAGCCTACAAAAACCATGCTTTTAAATTGCCTTCAAAAAATGGCAGCCTAGCATTTCAAAAGATAGCCTATTTTTTCATGGAACTTGAATACCCAAATGTCCCATTTGGTATTCAACTTCATCTAAGGAAATTGAACTTATTCCAAGTGCATTCCTTAGATGATCCATTCCACTTACAATGCCATTCTCCATGAGATAGTTAATAGCCTCA
It contains:
- the LOC130995651 gene encoding sphingosine-1-phosphate lyase, with the protein product MEFRHISSSLNRFRASSNSYLSEFEPLALLLIPLLTFFIARLVQSVLAVVSEKGLKSAAVELVMASVKLVPGVQRYIDAEKQKVVDKLQGSGKSKRDGWRTELPRVGLGGEVVDQMKDEKLKDVAWQGKCSGTVYIAGSEQEGHFSLINEACSMFAHTNPLHQDVFQSVVKFETEVVAMTAALLGSKEKASGGQICGNMTSGGTESILLAVKTSRDYMKTKKGITNPEMIIPVSAHSAYDKAAQYFKIKLWRVPVDQDFKADVKAIKRHINRNTILIVGSSPGFPHGIIDPIEELGELASACGICLHVDLCLGGFVLPFARKLGYPVPPFDFSVGGVTSISVDVHKYGLAPKGTSVVLYKDHDMRKHQFVAVTEWTGGLYVSPTIAGSRPGALVAGAWAAMMSLGLEGYLENTRKIMEASKRVEKGVRQIPELFVIGRPDMTIVAFGSNSVDIFEVNDIMSSKGWHLNALQRPNSIHICVTLQHVNVTEEFIKDLTDSVQTVKANPGPMKGGLAPIYGAAGKMPDRGMVKDLLVDFMDNSC